A genomic stretch from Tribolium castaneum strain GA2 chromosome 6, icTriCast1.1, whole genome shotgun sequence includes:
- the LOC657590 gene encoding scaffold attachment factor B2: MAESKAVDDLLLGDGFSIVDSTKGDAPESESKKRSSKDKDKEKKPEVKKEKSEEKKPKEEPPKDDTKVNGHDTKSDALLITTEEDLDMTEKDKKSEAETKDEDSKPKKDSESGSKEKDKPVDKKKQGDLWVSNITRHVKATDLKKHFSRHGKVLTAKIVTNGKSFFGYILMETSDIANKCVRSLHGSTLDGRKLTVSRQRPDQRRPMTERKPTVKSSKTERKTEKKSDEKKTDKKDDALAAAKRTEDRLRREIDFHKREITRLKRYLTDEQRRLRIEQQKNRSLGRELQEAEAKLRDERRKMDRERELFEKNQRTDRVKLENDRSMIKKELEEVKKLREYLKRKLEEEARPVDRRPRASSPYAYSSKRFRESSGGDSKSKYVEERTRTPPSPPKLSSRSKRSPVNSFVEKDRRPHHYSMSEREEVRSLVIPAKPSAPAAPRNIWPSFHQEVWRVPPGTATSSPFSGQSYSRQSEYSSSTSKGPSYSSSQREFSKRDHYTSSSVRKY; this comes from the coding sequence atGGCCGAGTCCAAGGCTGTTGACGATTTGCTCCTCGGTGATGGCTTCTCCATTGTCGATAGTACGAAAGGGGACGCTCCCGAATCCGAATCCAAAAAGCGATCATCGAAGGACAAAGACAAGGAGAAGAAGCCCGAAGTGAAGAAAGAAAAATCCGAGGAGAAGAAACCAAAGGAAGAGCCCCCGAAGGATGACACCAAAGTCAACGGACACGACACCAAAAGTGACGCCCTCCTCATCACAACGGAGGAAGATTTGGACATGACCGAGAAGGACAAGAAGAGCGAAGCCGAAACCAAAGACGAAGACTCCAAGCCGAAGAAAGACTCCGAAAGCGGCAGCAAAGAGAAGGACAAACCAGTCGATAAGAAGAAACAAGGCGACCTCTGGGTCTCCAACATCACCCGGCATGTCAAGGCCACCGACTTGAAGAAACACTTCTCCCGCCATGGCAAGGTCCTAACCGCCAAAATCGTCACCAACGGCAAGTCCTTCTTCGGCTACATTCTCATGGAGACGTCCGACATCGCCAACAAGTGTGTGCGGAGTCTCCACGGCTCGACCCTCGACGGCCGCAAACTCACCGTGAGCCGTCAGAGACCCGACCAGAGGAGACCCATGACCGAGCGCAAGCCCACAGTCAAGTCCAGCAAGACCGAGCGCAAAACCGAAAAAAAGTCCGACGAGAAGAAAACCGACAAGAAAGACGACGCCTTGGCTGCGGCGAAACGCACGGAAGACCGACTTCGCCGCGAAATCGACTTCCACAAGCGCGAAATCACACGACTAAAGCGCTACCTCACCGACGAACAACGACGCTTGCGAATCGAACAACAGAAGAATCGTTCGCTGGGTCGGGAACTGCAAGAAGCCGAAGCCAAACTCCGCGACGAACGCAGAAAAATGGACCGCGAACGCGAACTGTTCGAGAAGAACCAACGCACCGACCGGGTCAAGCTCGAAAACGACCGCTCCATGATCAAGAAGGAGCTGGAAGAAGTGAAGAAACTCCGCGAGTATCTCAAGCGCAAGCTGGAGGAAGAGGCGCGTCCGGTGGACCGGCGGCCGCGGGCTTCGTCACCGTACGCCTACTCGTCGAAGAGGTTCCGGGAGTCGTCGGGCGGCGACTCCAAGTCCAAGTACGTGGAGGAGCGGACGAGGACGCCGCCGTCGCCCCCGAAGCTCTCCTCCAGGTCCAAACGCTCGCCGGTCAATTCCTTCGTGGAGAAGGATCGAAGGCCGCATCATTATAGCATGTCCGAGAGGGAGGAAGTCCGCTCGTTGGTGATTCCGGCCAAGCCGTCGGCACCGGCCGCCCCCAGGAATATATGGCCGTCGTTCCACCAGGAAGTTTGGAGGGTGCCTCCGGGGACGGCGACCAGTTCGCCGTTTTCAGGCCAGTCGTATAGCAGACAGTCCGAGTATAGTAGCTCCACGTCGAAGGGGCCAAGTTATTCGTCGTCGCAGAGGGAGTTCAGCAAACGCGATCATTATACGAGCAGTTCAGTTAGGAAGTATTAA
- the LOC107397430 gene encoding juvenile hormone esterase-like produces MLVRFASNLLLLLPGLTCLSYIPPYIQNTALQIQLPEGVIQGQARHTNGLSMPYHSYEGIPYAKPPVGELRFKPPQAPDKWNGVLDANGKVPHCVQIPPVDENESEDCLYLNVYVPKPEPENTGPKPVMVWIYGGAFTFGWANGSFYGPDFLLEQDVIVVHFNYRLNVFGFLSTGDLASPGNYGLKDQLAALKWVKTHIALFEGNPENITLFGQSAGAASVQYHLISPKSRGLFQRAISQSGSTICPWALQTHPAKIAWKIGLAAGFFRFGTTFDLVAYLRSLSAYRLKIAAMIGPRFTLKMEEALTFSPVFEPEHDDAFLTKSTLEALKKGDFERVPYIVGFNSREFGIPQKEIGVTKVILNLLPSKKFIPQDLNNRARMAGYAVKAFYFGFQSQIRTKQYLNFYSDNAFYRPIIQSARLYSKYAPLYMYEFSYQGYLLGKKALLMSKDREVNGTTISQTAIFDKNL; encoded by the exons ATGTTGGTTCGTTTCGCATCAAATTTGCTCTTACTTCTGCCGGGTCTGACATGCCTCAGCTACATCCCGCCCTACATACAA AACACTGCCCTTCAAATCCAACTACCGGAAGGTGTAATCCAAGGTCAAGCCCGCCATACTAACGGCCTAAGCATGCCTTATCATTCTTACGAAGGCATTCCTTATGCAAAACCACCTGTTGGCGAGCTTCGCTTCAAA CCTCCTCAAGCGCCCGATAAGTGGAACGGGGTGCTGGATGCCAACGGCAAAGTGCCTCACTGTGTCCAGATTCCTCCGGTGGATGAAAACGAATCCGAGGATTGCCTCTATTTGAACGTTTACGTGCCGAAG CCGGAGCCGGAAAACACCGGACCCAAACCTGTCATGGTGTGGATTTATGGGGGCGCTTTCACGTTCGGATGGGCCAACGGTAGTTTCTACGGCCCGGATTTTCTCCTTGAACAGGACGTCATTGTCGTGCATTTCAATTACAGACTCAACGTTTTCGGGTTTTTGAGTACCGGTGATTTGGCATCGCCTGGCAATTATGGTCTTAAAGACCAACTGGCGGCCTTGAAATGGGTCAAAACACACATCGCCCTCTTCGAAGGCAACCCCGAAAACATCACACTTTTCGGCCAAAGCGCTGGAGCTGCCTCAGTCCAGTACCATCTAATTTCGCCAAAGAGCCGGGGTTTGTTCCAACGAGCAATCTCCCAAAGTGGCAGTACCATCTGTCCATGGGCCCTCCAAACCCATCCAGCCAAAATCGCATGGAAAATCGGCCTAGCAGCTgggttttttcgttttggtaCCACCTTTGATCTTGTAGCCTATTTGAGGAGTTTGAGTGCATATAGACTCAAAATCGCGGCCATGATAGGCCCAAGGTTCACCCTCAAAATGGAGGAGGCGTTGACTTTttcgccggtttttgagccgGAACATGATGATGCGTTTCTGACAAAGAGTACATTGGAGGCCCTCAAAAAAGGGGATTTTGAACGGGTTCCCTACATTGTCGGGTTCAATTCGCGCGAGTTTGGAATTCCTCAAAAGGAAATAGGGGTGACCAAGGTTATCCTCAATCTCTTGCCCAGCAAAAAGTTTATCCCACAGGATTTGAATAACCGGGCGAGAATGGCAGGTTACGCAGTTAAAGCGTTTTATTTTGGCTTTCAGTCACAAATACGAACCAAGCAGTACCTCAAT TTCTATAGTGATAACGCCTTCTATCGCCCCATAATCCAAAGTGCAAGGCTCTATTCCAAGTATGCCCCTCTCTACATGTACGAATTTTCCTACCAAGGGTATCTCCTTGGGAAGAAAGCGTTGCTAATGAGCAAAGATAGAGAAGTCAACGGTACAACAATCAGCCAAACggcaatttttgacaaaaacttgTAG
- the LOC657513 gene encoding juvenile hormone esterase-like codes for MLVRFAPISLLFLPGVICLNYISPYTQNTSLQIQLPEGVIQGRARHTNGLGMPYYSYEGIPYAKPPVGELRFKPPQAPDKWNGVLDADGDVPHCVQIPPVDENESEDCLYLNVYVPKPEPENAEPKPVMVWIYGGGFTLGWANWSFYGPDFLLEQDVIVVHFNYRLNVFGFLSTGDLASPGNYGLKDQLAVLKWVKTNIPLFGGDPENITIFGESAGAASVQYHLISPKSRGLFQRAISESGSTICPWALQAHPVEIARKIGLAAGFVGGGTTSELVAHLRGLSTHKLKIAAITGPILTFKMEDGLTFSPVFEPEHDDAFLTKSTLEALKKGDFERVPYIVGFNSREVGIPQKTMEVTKTILNLLPSEILIPRDLNNRAKKAGDEIKAFYFGDKSQTRAEQYLNFYSDNAFYRPIIQSARLYSKHAPLYMYEFSYQGYLLGKKALQVSEDNEVNGVMHSEELWYIFSRRDLKRANQPDQLIRRRMVKLWTNFAKFGNPTPSDDDPVLQNTTWPRYQPEDFSYLNIDLDMRVEKNFRSEAMEFWRKLYDTYARPPFNTY; via the exons ATGTTGGTTCGTTTCGCACCAATTTCGCTCCTGTTTCTGCCGGGTGTGATATGCCTCAACTACATCTCGCCCTACACGCAA AACACTTCGCTTCAAATCCAATTACCGGAAGGTGTAATCCAGGGCCGGGCCCGCCATACTAACGGCCTTGGCATGCCTTATTATTCTTACGAAGGCATCCCTTATGCAAAACCACCTGTTGGCGAGCTTCGCTTCAAA CCTCCTCAAGCGCCCGATAAGTGGAACGGGGTGCTGGATGCCGACGGCGACGTGCCTCACTGCGTCCAGATCCCGCCAGTGGACGAAAACGAATCCGAGGATTGCCTCTATTTGAACGTTTACGTGCCGAAG CCGGAGCCGGAAAACGCCGAACCCAAGCCTGTCATGGTGTGGATTTACGGGGGCGGTTTCACGTTGGGTTGGGCCAACTGGAGCTTCTACGGCCCAGATTTCCTCCTCGAGCAGGACGTCATTGTCGTGCATTTCAATTACAGACTCAACGTTTTCGGGTTTTTGAGTACCGGTGATTTGGCATCGCCTGGCAATTACGGTCTTAAAGACCAACTGGCCGTCTTGAAATGGGTCAAAACCAACATCCCTCTCTTCGGGGGTGACCCCGAAAACATCACGATTTTCGGCGAAAGTGCTGGGGCTGCCTCAGTCCAGTACCACCTAATTTCGCCCAAAAgtcgcggtttgttccagcgCGCAATCTCCGAAAGTGGCAGTACCATCTGTCCATGGGCCCTCCAAGCCCATCCGGTCGAAATCGCGCGTAAAATCGGCCTAGCGGCTGGGTTTGTTGGTGGTGGTACCACCTCCGAGCTTGTGGCCCACTTGAGGGGTTTAAGTACCCATAAGCTCAAAATTGCAGCAATTACGGGCCCAATTCTCACCTTTAAAATGGAAGATGGGTTGACTTTttcgccggtttttgagccgGAACATGACGATGCGTTTCTGACGAAGAGTACCTTGGAGGCCCTCAAAAAAGGGGATTTTGAGCGGGTTCCCTACATTGTCGGGTTCAATTCACGCGAGGTTGGGATTCCTCAAAAGACAATGGAGGTGACCAAGACGATCCTCAATCTTTTGCCGAGCGAAATTTTGATCCCGCGCGATTTGAATAACCGGGCCAAAAAGGCAGGTGACGAAATTAAAGCGTTCTATTTTGGCGATAAATCACAAACTCGAGCCGAGCAGTACCTTAAT TTCTATAGTGATAACGCCTTCTATCGGCCCATAATCCAAAGTGCAAGGCTCTATTCCAAGCATGCCCCTCTCTACATGTACGAATTTTCCTACCAAGGGTATTTGCTTGGGAAGAAAGCGCTACAAGTGAGCGAAGATAACGAAGTCAACG GTGTGATGCATTCGGAGGAGCTTTGGTACATTTTCAGCCGCAGGGACTTGAAGCGTGCCAACCAACCCGACCAGTTGATAAGGCGCCGAATGGTCAAACTATGGACgaattttgccaaatttgG CAATCCAACTCCGTCAGACGACGATCCGGTGCTTCAAAATACCACTTGGCCGCGCTACCAACCCGAGGATTTCTCCTACTTGAATATAGATCTTGACATGAGGGTTGAGAAGAATTTCCGAAGTGAGGCGATGGAGTTCTGGCGCAAGTTATACGATACGTACGCTCGTCCCCCTTTTAATACATATTAG